A single Bacteroidales bacterium DNA region contains:
- a CDS encoding outer membrane beta-barrel protein: MIKKITIYLILIFIFISSLCSQNKNELYIHLGYSQASQSPKIYSFYQTSYWRQNIHNEFVGAEYFRKIKNNSYIGIGFQIVEKGFKNKFKINLYNNLNIIVEEINYYNKYEYLEFPFLYKCNIKNSFLCLGILNSILLNCMEGLGFTDTYTNGSIKEIKGTISRPELYRKFDIGMLARIGTQIKKDLFLDISFTRGFRRVFIYNSDELNYNEVFMVGLNYKFM; the protein is encoded by the coding sequence ATGATAAAAAAGATAACGATATACTTAATTTTAATTTTTATTTTTATTTCTTCTCTTTGTTCCCAAAATAAAAATGAATTATATATTCATTTAGGCTATTCGCAAGCAAGCCAGTCACCTAAAATATATAGCTTTTATCAAACATCATACTGGCGACAAAATATACATAATGAATTTGTCGGAGCAGAATATTTTAGAAAAATTAAAAATAATTCTTATATAGGCATAGGTTTTCAAATTGTTGAAAAGGGTTTTAAAAATAAATTTAAAATAAACTTGTATAATAACTTAAATATTATTGTGGAAGAAATAAATTATTATAACAAATATGAATATTTGGAATTTCCTTTTTTATATAAATGCAATATTAAAAATTCTTTTTTATGTCTTGGAATATTAAATTCTATTCTATTAAATTGCATGGAAGGATTGGGATTTACGGATACGTATACAAATGGGTCAATTAAAGAAATAAAAGGAACTATTAGCAGACCTGAACTATATAGAAAATTTGATATTGGAATGTTAGCAAGAATTGGAACACAAATCAAAAAAGATTTATTTCTTGACATTTCATTTACTCGTGGATTTCGCAGAGTTTTTATTTACAATTCTGATGAGTTGAATTATAATGAAGTATTTATGGTAGGATTAAATTATAAATTTATGTAA
- a CDS encoding T9SS type A sorting domain-containing protein — MKKSIIVFLFNLTVILSSKGQLNPIQNLYWHHTYEYPNNCYVLSWEKPDSSLTDTLIGYNIYRDDSLYTFTTDLNHSCDPCDGIPGQPFCDFIKVGGFYMHVTAVYNNESHDESIYNDSAECYGKANGIKNTSTINALAILNIIQDNSAIRIDLNQPIAKGALIMTNVIGQTIFIISIDNQKSIEIDKSNFNSGLYFLNIKTNKVNLNRKILIK, encoded by the coding sequence ATGAAAAAATCAATTATTGTTTTCTTGTTTAACTTGACAGTTATTCTGTCATCAAAAGGACAACTCAATCCAATACAAAATTTGTATTGGCATCACACATACGAGTATCCTAATAATTGTTATGTTCTTTCATGGGAAAAGCCTGACTCTTCATTAACTGACACATTAATCGGATACAATATTTATCGTGATGATAGTTTATATACTTTCACAACTGATTTAAATCATAGTTGTGACCCATGTGATGGTATTCCAGGTCAGCCCTTTTGTGATTTTATTAAGGTTGGTGGTTTTTATATGCATGTTACGGCTGTTTATAATAATGAATCTCATGACGAATCAATATATAATGATAGTGCTGAATGTTACGGGAAAGCAAATGGAATTAAAAATACATCGACAATAAATGCTTTGGCAATATTGAATATTATTCAAGATAATTCAGCAATTAGGATTGACTTAAACCAACCTATTGCAAAAGGAGCATTGATTATGACAAATGTAATTGGACAGACGATATTCATTATTTCAATAGACAATCAAAAGAGTATAGAAATAGATAAATCAAACTTTAATTCAGGACTCTATTTTCTGAATATTAAAACAAACAAAGTAAATTTAAATAGAAAGATATTGATTAAATAA
- a CDS encoding T9SS type A sorting domain-containing protein has product MKKIIILLIIYLFIGQNINGQLLHLGVDTSITLLTDSHCGNYKPDSCYDYVLFISNNCIYATGMKLYIKIDSILGPLNSIRLWKYPGGSYINVNKNDTINLNPYIGYEMYFQFLNTATIYVSLLAIGTPQILGEKYYCNFTKLNNQVCDEPCVFGYTFVMGGFGDADTIKSCVVLDKAESILEYVSKSELNIFPNPVKDNLTIEILQTKKESILTICNVDGQELIRQQIKNSKTQIDISNLTNGIYFVKLITDKTVEIRKIIKE; this is encoded by the coding sequence ATGAAAAAAATTATTATCTTATTGATAATTTATCTATTTATCGGACAAAATATCAATGGGCAATTATTACATCTTGGCGTTGATACCAGCATTACTTTACTGACAGATTCACACTGTGGAAATTATAAACCTGATTCATGTTATGATTATGTATTATTTATCAGTAATAATTGTATATATGCCACGGGAATGAAGCTTTATATTAAAATTGATAGCATTTTAGGTCCTTTAAATTCAATTAGACTTTGGAAATATCCCGGCGGTTCTTATATTAATGTAAATAAAAACGACACAATAAATTTAAACCCCTATATTGGTTATGAAATGTATTTTCAGTTTCTTAACACTGCGACAATTTATGTGTCTTTATTAGCAATTGGGACACCACAGATATTAGGAGAAAAATATTATTGCAATTTTACAAAATTAAATAATCAGGTTTGCGATGAACCATGTGTGTTTGGCTATACATTTGTAATGGGAGGATTTGGGGATGCTGATACAATTAAAAGTTGTGTTGTATTGGATAAAGCCGAGAGCATACTTGAATATGTATCTAAAAGCGAACTAAATATATTTCCAAATCCCGTAAAAGATAACTTGACAATAGAAATTTTACAAACAAAAAAAGAAAGCATTTTGACAATTTGCAATGTAGATGGACAAGAACTAATAAGACAACAAATAAAAAACAGCAAAACACAAATAGACATAAGCAATTTGACGAATGGAATATATTTTGTAAAACTTATAACTGACAAGACAGTTGAAATAAGAAAGATAATAAAAGAATAA